One region of Phycisphaerales bacterium genomic DNA includes:
- a CDS encoding PAS domain S-box protein has translation MSQAAVTDSRWATVPERDHFVQFYESDACLLEAMAGFIAGGLTRGDGAVVIATPEHRAQLAEHLAASGVDTATPMAVGRYVVLDAAETLANFMVNGEPDYARFRAVIGPVVAQVGTAPDKSRRLVRAFGEMVAILWKEGNRAAAVQLEQHWNRLGEELAFCLFCGYPLNDCALPEHAEHFGHVCAGHTHVIPGESFTNAKTPQEQARLVAQLQQQAAALKGEISARRAVEAELRMRERELSDFIENANEGMHRVGADGTILWANRAELEMLGYAREEYVGHKVGEFHADQENCREILRRLKDGETLHNHPARLRCKDGSVRHVLINSTTFRENGEFVYTRCFTRDVTAEVMARAEAGAAQQRLATILDLLPAAVYACDREGRIIYFNKMAEKLWGYRPEIPSDQMKFCACYKVYHNGQYLRPEETPMALAVRDGQAFRNLEPEFERADGTRIHACVNIDPLYDARGNLDGAVNVFQDIGEIVAARETLRAHSELLAKAVEERTMELAQTHEKLRLGERMAALGTLSAGLGHDIGNLLLPVGVAVEALRRSGLPAKLSGEVETIASSTEYLRQLAAGLRMLAVDPSREHGDEAIELREWWKTACSVLKATLPRGVELEGSFPNGLRVSMTRPALAQAVFNLVQNAGEALRPRGRGRVRVSAADRGTGMVDLTVSDDGPGMTEEVRRRCMEPFFTTKTRGISTGLGLSLVCGLVREAGGTVDVRSGVGEGTAFVLTLPAGQEEAKVQVYIDVSDARRRAVLRAEAQAQGAVLVDDAQRAQLVVIDDATRAGSVAGRGRRVLLMGGDPQSAQTGVAVLGAAANPAEVRSALVEALRASQSGQGS, from the coding sequence ATGAGTCAGGCCGCAGTCACTGATAGCCGCTGGGCGACGGTCCCGGAGCGCGACCACTTCGTGCAGTTTTATGAGAGCGACGCCTGCCTCCTGGAGGCGATGGCCGGGTTCATCGCCGGGGGCCTCACCAGGGGTGACGGGGCGGTGGTCATCGCCACCCCCGAGCACCGCGCCCAGCTGGCCGAGCACCTCGCCGCATCGGGGGTGGACACCGCCACGCCGATGGCGGTGGGCCGTTACGTGGTGCTGGACGCGGCCGAGACCCTGGCCAATTTCATGGTGAACGGGGAACCCGACTACGCCCGGTTCCGCGCGGTCATCGGGCCGGTCGTGGCCCAGGTGGGCACGGCCCCCGACAAGAGCCGGCGCCTGGTGCGCGCCTTCGGCGAGATGGTGGCAATCCTGTGGAAAGAGGGCAACCGCGCGGCCGCGGTGCAGCTGGAGCAGCACTGGAACCGGCTCGGCGAAGAGCTGGCCTTCTGCCTCTTCTGCGGCTACCCGCTCAACGACTGCGCCCTCCCCGAGCACGCCGAGCACTTCGGGCACGTCTGCGCCGGGCACACGCACGTCATCCCCGGCGAGAGCTTCACCAACGCCAAGACCCCGCAGGAGCAGGCCCGCCTGGTGGCCCAGCTGCAGCAGCAGGCCGCGGCCCTCAAGGGGGAGATCTCGGCCCGCCGGGCGGTCGAGGCCGAGCTGCGGATGCGCGAGCGCGAGCTGTCCGACTTCATCGAGAACGCCAACGAGGGCATGCACCGCGTGGGGGCGGACGGGACCATCCTGTGGGCCAACCGCGCCGAGCTCGAGATGCTGGGGTACGCCCGCGAGGAGTACGTTGGGCACAAGGTGGGGGAGTTCCACGCCGACCAGGAGAACTGCCGCGAGATCCTGCGGCGGCTGAAGGACGGAGAGACGCTGCACAACCACCCCGCCCGCCTGCGGTGCAAGGACGGCTCGGTGCGGCACGTGCTGATCAACTCCACGACCTTCAGAGAGAACGGCGAGTTCGTCTACACCCGCTGCTTCACCCGCGACGTGACGGCCGAGGTGATGGCGCGGGCGGAGGCGGGGGCGGCCCAGCAGCGGCTGGCCACCATCCTGGACCTGCTGCCCGCGGCGGTGTACGCCTGCGACCGCGAGGGGCGGATCATCTACTTCAACAAGATGGCCGAGAAGCTCTGGGGCTACCGCCCGGAGATCCCCAGCGACCAGATGAAGTTCTGCGCCTGCTACAAGGTCTACCACAACGGCCAGTACCTGCGCCCCGAGGAGACGCCCATGGCCCTCGCGGTGCGCGATGGGCAGGCCTTCCGCAACCTGGAGCCCGAGTTCGAGCGTGCCGACGGCACGCGGATCCATGCATGCGTCAACATCGACCCGCTGTACGACGCCCGGGGCAATCTGGACGGCGCGGTAAACGTGTTCCAGGACATCGGCGAGATCGTCGCGGCGCGGGAAACGCTGCGGGCCCACAGCGAGCTGCTGGCCAAGGCGGTCGAGGAACGCACCATGGAGCTGGCGCAGACGCACGAGAAGCTGCGGCTGGGCGAGCGCATGGCGGCCCTGGGCACGCTCAGCGCCGGGCTGGGGCACGACATCGGTAACCTGCTGCTGCCCGTCGGCGTGGCGGTCGAGGCCCTGCGGCGGTCGGGCCTGCCCGCAAAGCTCAGCGGCGAGGTCGAGACCATCGCCAGCAGCACCGAGTACCTGCGGCAGCTGGCCGCGGGTTTGCGGATGCTGGCGGTGGACCCCAGCCGCGAGCACGGCGATGAGGCGATCGAGCTGCGCGAGTGGTGGAAGACGGCGTGCTCGGTGCTGAAGGCCACGCTGCCGCGCGGCGTGGAGCTGGAGGGGAGCTTCCCCAATGGGCTGCGCGTGAGCATGACCCGCCCGGCCCTGGCGCAGGCGGTGTTCAACCTGGTGCAGAACGCGGGCGAGGCGCTGCGTCCGCGCGGGCGTGGGCGCGTGCGTGTGAGCGCAGCTGACCGCGGCACCGGGATGGTGGACCTCACCGTCAGCGACGACGGCCCTGGCATGACCGAGGAGGTCCGCCGCCGCTGCATGGAACCCTTCTTCACCACCAAGACGCGGGGCATCTCCACGGGCTTGGGTTTGTCGCTGGTGTGCGGCCTCGTGCGCGAGGCCGGCGGGACGGTGGATGTCCGCTCGGGCGTGGGCGAGGGGACGGCGTTCGTCCTCACGCTGCCCGCGGGGCAGGAGGAAGCGAAGGTGCAGGTGTATATCGACGTGAGCGACGCCCGCCGCCGCGCGGTGCTACGGGCCGAGGCCCAGGCGCAGGGCGCGGTGCTGGTGGACGACGCCCAGCGGGCGCAGCTGGTGGTGATCGACGACGCCACCCGGGCCGGGTCGGTAGCGGGGAGGGGCCGGCGCGTGCTGCTGATGGGCGGGGACCCGCAGTCGGCGCAGACGGGTGTCGCGGTGCTCGGGGCCGCGGCCAACCCGGCCGAGGTCAGGTCCGCGCTCGTCGAGGCCCTGCGGGCCAGCCAGTCCGGCCAGGGTTCATGA
- a CDS encoding response regulator transcription factor — MAAAAQLDPSAASTSNRVRVLCVEDNEIVADALRSRLGLEPGIEWAGWLASADDLVAAVEGERPDIILLDIDMPGRDPFEALQEALARSPHTRAVMFTGHVRKPLVDRAIAAGAWGYVSKEDGAQALVDAITRVLNGEFVFSPSVQALMRH, encoded by the coding sequence ATGGCCGCGGCCGCCCAGCTTGATCCCTCCGCCGCGTCCACCTCAAACAGGGTCCGCGTGCTGTGCGTGGAGGACAACGAGATTGTCGCCGACGCCCTGCGCTCGCGCCTGGGGCTGGAGCCAGGCATTGAGTGGGCGGGGTGGCTGGCCAGCGCCGACGACCTGGTCGCGGCCGTCGAGGGCGAGCGCCCGGACATCATTCTGCTGGATATCGACATGCCCGGGCGCGACCCCTTCGAGGCGCTGCAGGAGGCGCTGGCCCGCTCCCCGCACACCCGTGCCGTCATGTTCACCGGGCACGTCCGCAAGCCGCTGGTGGACCGCGCCATCGCCGCGGGGGCGTGGGGCTACGTGTCGAAAGAGGACGGCGCCCAGGCGCTGGTGGACGCGATCACGCGCGTGCTCAACGGCGAGTTCGTCTTCAGCCCCTCGGTCCAGGCCCTCATGCGGCACTGA
- a CDS encoding response regulator transcription factor, protein MAQQASLRVFVVEDQDGERAALTRWVAAQTGLELVGQAADIAAARKGVAETTPDVVLLDLMMDGEPPLAFAADLALAGREKDGGRAPHAPGLRTHVLVLSGYADPGNVRQALCAGVTGYVAKGTEQPELLSAIQRVACGEVVFCRVVRERLLNELDGA, encoded by the coding sequence ATGGCGCAGCAGGCATCGCTCAGAGTGTTCGTGGTGGAGGATCAGGACGGCGAGCGGGCCGCGCTCACCCGGTGGGTGGCGGCGCAGACAGGATTGGAGCTGGTGGGCCAGGCAGCCGACATTGCCGCCGCGAGGAAGGGAGTGGCCGAGACGACACCGGATGTCGTGCTCTTGGACCTCATGATGGACGGGGAGCCGCCGCTCGCTTTCGCGGCGGACCTTGCCCTGGCGGGTCGGGAGAAGGATGGCGGTCGCGCGCCGCACGCGCCGGGGCTGCGCACTCATGTACTGGTGCTGAGCGGGTACGCGGATCCTGGGAATGTGCGGCAGGCTCTGTGCGCTGGAGTCACGGGTTATGTGGCGAAGGGCACCGAGCAGCCGGAGCTGCTCAGCGCCATTCAGCGGGTAGCCTGCGGAGAGGTGGTCTTCTGCAGGGTGGTGCGGGAACGGCTACTGAACGAGCTCGACGGCGCATAG
- a CDS encoding response regulator transcription factor produces the protein MNSDVPGVFLIDDSPLTTAWVSKILRARDDVRWLGSAASCAEAELGLAGQNPDVLILDLKIPGESTTGFIQKLRAASRRPFILMLSGYVTSNDVQRALSAGAWGYLGKEVGPEELVEAIHKTARGEVVFSDSARRAIMDL, from the coding sequence ATGAACTCGGATGTGCCGGGTGTTTTTCTAATCGATGACAGCCCACTCACCACAGCCTGGGTCTCCAAGATTCTGCGGGCGCGCGACGATGTGCGGTGGCTTGGGTCGGCAGCGTCCTGTGCCGAGGCGGAGTTAGGTCTCGCGGGGCAGAACCCCGACGTGCTGATCCTGGACCTGAAGATCCCGGGTGAGAGCACCACGGGGTTCATCCAGAAGCTGCGTGCAGCGAGCCGGCGGCCATTCATTCTGATGTTGAGCGGCTACGTGACCTCCAACGACGTGCAGCGTGCGTTATCTGCTGGGGCTTGGGGCTACCTCGGAAAGGAGGTCGGGCCTGAGGAACTGGTCGAGGCGATTCACAAGACCGCCAGGGGTGAGGTGGTGTTCTCCGACTCCGCCCGCCGCGCCATCATGGACCTCTAG
- a CDS encoding response regulator transcription factor: protein MPIRVLCLDDNADLMEVLRLSIDRTGDLQMVACIDCADQLVDEVRRTQPDVAVVDLTMPGKEPLEAVRELSDAFPGVKTLAYSGYDDPETINQALEAGAWALVSKNQPIDAVLRAIRDVAALS, encoded by the coding sequence GTGCCCATCCGCGTCCTCTGCCTTGACGATAACGCCGACCTCATGGAGGTACTTCGTCTGTCCATTGATCGGACTGGCGACCTGCAGATGGTTGCCTGCATCGATTGTGCCGATCAGCTCGTGGACGAGGTGCGTCGCACCCAGCCAGACGTGGCGGTGGTCGATCTCACCATGCCCGGGAAGGAGCCGCTGGAAGCAGTACGGGAACTCTCGGACGCGTTTCCGGGCGTCAAGACGCTCGCCTACAGCGGCTACGACGACCCAGAGACGATCAATCAGGCACTCGAGGCGGGGGCATGGGCGCTGGTCTCCAAGAACCAGCCCATTGACGCGGTCCTTCGTGCGATCCGCGACGTCGCCGCCCTCTCCTAG
- a CDS encoding response regulator: protein MSTQPAKSDVLLLNVDDHDAGRYAKTRILRSAGFNVIEANRGEEALALVRDRKPDVVLLDVKLPDMNGIEVCRQIKSSAETASTLVIQNSASFVGAADRVRGLEGGADAYLTAPIDPGVLVATVGAMLRLSAAERGLRATEEQLKRLVEQERAARERAERADRSKDEFVATLSHELRTPLTAILGWIGILKPKPDDATLVAKGLEVIERNGRAQLQLVEDLLDMSRILSGKMRLDVQTVDIVAVIENAIASVRLAADAKGIRLERTLTPPVSPIIGDPTRIQQIVWNLLTNALKFTPRAGMIQVRLRADEHTYEISVTDSGEGIDPAFLPSIFDRFRQADASTTRRHAGLGIGLSVVKSLAELHGGSIRATSPGLAQGSTFTLELPISASRPPPSPLKVSMQTEPRPVPTGPLPSLAGVQVLAVDDDPDAREVISRILTEAGASVTMACSAEDALVAIRSGSPGVLVSDIGMPEQDGYALIRRVRAMETGSGRSLPAIALTALARSQDAAAAQSAGFHSHVPKPIDAPDLVRAVAKLAGRG, encoded by the coding sequence GTGAGCACCCAGCCCGCCAAGTCCGACGTCCTGCTCCTGAACGTGGACGACCACGACGCCGGCCGTTACGCCAAGACGCGCATCCTCCGCTCCGCTGGGTTCAACGTCATCGAGGCCAACCGCGGCGAGGAAGCCCTCGCGCTGGTCCGCGACCGCAAGCCAGATGTCGTCCTGCTCGATGTCAAGCTGCCCGACATGAACGGCATCGAGGTTTGCCGCCAGATCAAGAGCAGTGCCGAGACCGCCTCAACCCTCGTCATCCAGAACTCCGCCTCCTTCGTCGGCGCTGCAGACCGCGTGCGCGGTTTGGAAGGTGGCGCCGACGCCTACCTCACCGCGCCAATCGACCCTGGCGTCCTCGTCGCCACAGTTGGCGCCATGCTCCGTCTTAGCGCCGCCGAACGCGGCCTCCGCGCCACCGAAGAGCAGCTCAAGCGGCTCGTCGAGCAGGAGCGTGCCGCCCGTGAACGCGCCGAGCGGGCCGACCGCTCCAAGGACGAGTTCGTGGCCACTCTCTCGCACGAGCTCCGCACACCTCTCACGGCGATTCTCGGGTGGATCGGCATCCTCAAGCCCAAGCCTGATGACGCCACACTGGTTGCCAAGGGTCTTGAGGTCATTGAGCGCAACGGGCGTGCACAGCTGCAGCTGGTTGAAGACCTGCTCGACATGAGCCGTATTCTCTCGGGCAAGATGCGGCTGGATGTTCAGACCGTTGACATCGTCGCCGTGATCGAGAACGCGATCGCGTCGGTTCGGCTCGCCGCGGACGCAAAGGGCATCCGGCTGGAGCGCACGCTCACGCCCCCCGTGTCGCCCATCATCGGGGACCCCACCCGTATCCAGCAGATCGTCTGGAACCTGCTCACCAATGCACTGAAGTTCACGCCCCGCGCCGGGATGATCCAGGTGCGCCTTCGGGCGGATGAGCACACCTACGAGATCAGCGTGACCGACAGCGGAGAGGGAATCGATCCCGCGTTCCTGCCATCGATATTCGACCGCTTTCGCCAGGCCGACGCCTCCACCACCCGCCGCCATGCGGGGCTTGGCATTGGGCTCTCTGTCGTGAAGAGCCTGGCCGAGCTCCACGGCGGCAGCATCCGAGCCACCAGCCCCGGCTTGGCCCAAGGCTCAACGTTCACTCTCGAACTCCCCATCAGCGCCTCGCGTCCTCCGCCTTCGCCACTAAAGGTCAGCATGCAGACCGAGCCGCGCCCGGTCCCCACCGGACCGCTGCCCAGCCTCGCCGGTGTTCAAGTGCTTGCAGTCGATGACGACCCCGACGCACGCGAAGTCATCTCTCGCATCCTCACCGAAGCGGGGGCTTCAGTCACCATGGCCTGCAGCGCCGAAGACGCTCTGGTGGCCATCCGAAGCGGGTCGCCGGGCGTGCTCGTGAGCGACATCGGGATGCCCGAGCAGGATGGTTACGCTCTCATCCGCCGTGTGCGCGCAATGGAAACCGGGTCTGGCAGGTCACTCCCGGCGATCGCCCTTACCGCGCTTGCCCGCTCTCAGGACGCCGCGGCCGCGCAGTCCGCGGGCTTTCACTCGCACGTCCCGAAGCCGATCGATGCCCCTGACCTCGTTCGGGCGGTGGCGAAGCTAGCTGGCCGCGGATGA
- a CDS encoding ATP-binding protein, with the protein MSLPLLTVAVRDERDVVLARQRGRQVAGLIGFDPQDQTRIATAISELARNAFRYARGGKVELSLEGNTPPQVLMIRVSDKGPGIRNLEHVLSGNYQSTTGMGLGLIGTRRMMDGFDIQSTTDGTTVTLKKILPRTAQHYGPREVARITDDLARNRPGGAFEEVQQQNQELLAALDELQQRQEELRRLNGELEDTNRGVVALYAELDDKADHLRRADELKTRFLSDMSHEFRTPLNSIIGISRILLAQIDGPLTEEQSKQVTLMESSARELLALVNDLLDLAKVEAGKVEVRPTTFRVSELFGALRGMLRPLLVADSVHLVFQEADDLPPLFTDEAKISQILRNFISNALKFTERGEVRVWASLDGGPDEPRVSFHVQDTGIGIPPEHLETIFQEFTQVDSPLQRKHRGTGLGLPLTRKLAELLGGSVSVESQPGLGSTFQVTVPTSYEGVRPQPDMPPVVIHRDPAKAPVLVIEDLPVDQMVCEKYLRGTAFQAVTVPNVSEARRSLREWKPAAILLDVMLGQENTWGLLTEIKRDPRLSGVPVFVVTTNDDEAKARMLGADAYCMKPLRRDWLLEQLTAHVGGGEA; encoded by the coding sequence ATGAGCCTGCCCCTGCTCACAGTCGCCGTCCGCGACGAACGCGACGTCGTGCTCGCGCGCCAGCGCGGCCGTCAGGTCGCGGGCCTTATCGGGTTCGACCCGCAGGACCAGACCCGCATCGCCACGGCCATCTCCGAGCTCGCCCGCAACGCCTTCCGCTACGCGCGGGGCGGAAAGGTCGAGCTCTCCCTCGAGGGCAACACGCCCCCGCAGGTGCTCATGATCCGCGTATCCGACAAGGGCCCGGGCATCCGCAACCTCGAGCACGTCCTCTCGGGCAACTACCAGTCAACCACCGGTATGGGCCTGGGCCTCATCGGCACCCGCCGCATGATGGACGGCTTCGACATCCAGAGCACCACCGACGGCACCACGGTCACCCTCAAGAAGATCCTGCCCCGAACGGCTCAGCACTACGGCCCGCGCGAGGTCGCCCGCATCACCGACGACCTCGCCCGCAACCGGCCCGGCGGCGCCTTCGAGGAGGTCCAGCAGCAGAACCAGGAGTTGCTCGCCGCCCTCGATGAGCTCCAGCAGCGGCAGGAGGAGCTCCGCCGCCTCAATGGCGAGCTTGAGGACACCAACCGCGGCGTGGTCGCCCTCTACGCCGAGCTGGACGACAAGGCCGACCACCTCCGGCGAGCAGACGAGCTCAAGACCCGCTTCCTTTCCGACATGTCCCACGAGTTCCGCACGCCGCTGAACTCGATCATCGGCATTTCCCGCATCCTGCTCGCCCAAATCGACGGCCCCCTCACCGAGGAACAGTCCAAGCAGGTCACACTGATGGAGAGCTCGGCCCGCGAGCTGCTCGCCCTTGTGAATGACCTGCTCGATCTCGCCAAGGTCGAGGCCGGCAAGGTCGAGGTCCGGCCTACGACTTTTCGTGTTTCAGAGCTGTTCGGCGCCCTTCGAGGCATGCTCCGACCTCTCCTCGTCGCTGATTCCGTCCACCTCGTTTTCCAGGAAGCCGACGACCTCCCGCCGCTCTTCACTGACGAAGCCAAGATCTCGCAGATCCTCCGCAACTTCATCTCTAACGCCCTGAAGTTCACGGAGCGCGGTGAGGTCCGGGTGTGGGCGTCGCTCGACGGCGGCCCCGACGAGCCACGCGTCTCGTTCCACGTCCAGGACACCGGCATCGGCATCCCCCCGGAGCACCTGGAAACTATCTTCCAGGAGTTCACGCAGGTGGACAGCCCCCTCCAACGCAAGCACCGCGGCACCGGCCTGGGCCTTCCTCTCACACGGAAGCTCGCCGAACTGCTGGGCGGATCCGTGAGTGTCGAGAGCCAGCCGGGCCTGGGCTCCACGTTCCAGGTGACGGTCCCAACCTCGTACGAAGGCGTGCGCCCACAGCCCGACATGCCCCCCGTGGTGATCCACCGCGACCCCGCGAAGGCGCCGGTGCTCGTCATCGAGGACCTTCCCGTCGACCAGATGGTGTGCGAGAAGTACCTCCGGGGCACGGCTTTCCAAGCCGTGACGGTGCCCAACGTCAGCGAGGCCCGCCGATCACTCCGGGAGTGGAAGCCCGCGGCGATCCTGCTCGACGTGATGCTGGGTCAGGAGAACACCTGGGGGCTGCTTACCGAGATCAAGCGGGACCCCAGGCTGTCCGGCGTGCCGGTGTTCGTGGTCACGACCAATGATGACGAGGCGAAGGCTCGCATGCTGGGGGCCGACGCGTATTGCATGAAGCCCCTCCGCCGAGACTGGCTGCTCGAGCAGCTCACCGCGCACGTGGGTGGGGGTGAAGCGTGA
- a CDS encoding ATP-binding SpoIIE family protein phosphatase: MPRSYGQPVQDQSQVAEARRNATLIAQRHGLTEEAVSDVAIVVTELATNLVKHAGGGQLLFRPLSGASSTDLGLEVLSIDKGPGIANIPRSLSDGYSTAGTPGNGLGAVQRQSQVFDIYSKPGEGTIILSEVWNAPARLATSPITAPRVGVVNLPIKGEEHVGDAWAVHHSRGLTAVLVIDGLGHGLAASEAARAGIDAFEQSPLRAAGEQMQVLHGALRSTRGGAGAVCVVDHARRTVSYCGIGNIAGVLASDGGERHMVSQSGILGLEAKVRTEFNYPWSDDGVLIMASDGVTTRWSVSSQPQLLRKHPALIAAAIYRDHSRGRDDTTVVVVRSGA; encoded by the coding sequence GTGCCGCGAAGCTACGGACAGCCTGTGCAGGACCAGAGCCAGGTCGCCGAGGCGCGACGCAACGCCACCCTCATCGCGCAGCGGCACGGGCTCACCGAGGAGGCCGTGAGCGATGTGGCGATCGTCGTCACCGAGTTGGCGACCAACCTGGTCAAGCACGCGGGTGGCGGCCAGCTGCTGTTCCGCCCGCTCAGCGGGGCATCCTCGACCGACCTTGGCCTTGAGGTCCTCTCTATCGACAAGGGGCCAGGAATCGCGAACATCCCGCGCAGCCTCTCCGACGGCTACTCGACGGCGGGCACCCCCGGAAATGGCCTCGGCGCGGTGCAGCGGCAGTCGCAGGTATTCGACATCTACTCAAAGCCCGGCGAGGGCACGATCATCCTCTCCGAGGTCTGGAACGCACCCGCGCGCCTCGCGACCTCGCCGATCACCGCTCCCCGCGTCGGCGTCGTGAACCTGCCGATCAAGGGCGAGGAGCACGTCGGGGACGCATGGGCTGTGCACCACTCACGCGGCCTCACGGCCGTCCTTGTCATCGACGGCCTCGGCCATGGCCTCGCCGCCTCCGAGGCCGCGCGCGCGGGCATTGACGCCTTTGAGCAGTCCCCCCTCCGCGCCGCCGGAGAGCAGATGCAGGTCTTACACGGGGCGCTGCGCTCAACCCGCGGCGGCGCAGGCGCCGTCTGCGTTGTCGACCATGCCCGCCGCACCGTGTCCTACTGCGGAATCGGCAACATCGCCGGCGTGCTCGCCAGCGATGGCGGCGAGCGGCACATGGTCTCGCAGAGCGGAATCCTGGGCCTCGAAGCCAAGGTCCGCACCGAGTTCAACTACCCCTGGTCCGATGACGGCGTGCTCATCATGGCCTCCGACGGCGTGACCACCCGCTGGTCCGTGAGCAGCCAGCCCCAGCTGCTCCGCAAACACCCTGCACTCATCGCCGCGGCGATCTACCGCGACCACTCCCGCGGCCGCGACGACACAACGGTGGTCGTCGTCAGGAGCGGCGCATGA
- a CDS encoding anti-sigma regulatory factor, with protein MDVGKGEVLSVRTPDEVVLIRQAVRKWAIEVGFSIVDQTKVVTAASELARNAVIYAGGGTVTINLVTNAGRKGLRLIFADKGPGIPDISLALKDGYTTGNGLGLGLSGSKRLMNELDIVSKVGEGTTITAFKWK; from the coding sequence ATGGACGTCGGCAAGGGTGAGGTCCTTTCGGTCCGCACACCCGACGAGGTCGTTCTCATCCGCCAGGCCGTCCGCAAGTGGGCGATCGAGGTCGGCTTCTCCATCGTGGACCAGACCAAGGTCGTGACCGCCGCGAGCGAGCTGGCCCGCAACGCGGTGATCTATGCGGGCGGCGGCACCGTCACCATCAACCTTGTAACCAACGCCGGGCGCAAGGGGCTCCGCCTGATCTTTGCGGACAAGGGCCCGGGGATCCCCGACATCAGCCTCGCCCTCAAAGACGGCTACACCACAGGAAATGGCCTGGGGCTTGGCCTGAGCGGGTCCAAGCGCCTGATGAATGAGCTCGACATTGTGTCCAAAGTCGGCGAAGGAACCACCATTACCGCGTTCAAGTGGAAGTAA
- a CDS encoding STAS domain-containing protein, with translation MDRIPILKMGDCLLVTVQVDMHDQMALALQDDLTEKISKTKAKAVLIDISALEIVDSFIGRMLANIAGMARVLDADTVVVGMRPAVAITLVELGMSLPGVRTALDVERGMDMIRGSTVQRSVHGRRQG, from the coding sequence ATGGACCGCATCCCGATCCTCAAGATGGGCGACTGCCTGCTCGTCACCGTGCAGGTGGACATGCACGACCAGATGGCCCTCGCATTACAGGACGATCTCACCGAGAAGATCAGTAAAACCAAGGCTAAGGCCGTGCTGATCGACATCTCCGCGCTGGAGATCGTGGACTCGTTCATAGGCCGCATGCTCGCGAACATCGCCGGCATGGCCCGCGTGCTCGACGCCGACACAGTCGTCGTTGGCATGCGCCCCGCGGTCGCGATCACGCTGGTGGAGCTGGGGATGTCCCTCCCCGGCGTCCGCACCGCCCTGGACGTTGAGCGCGGCATGGACATGATCCGCGGCTCGACCGTCCAAAGGAGTGTCCATGGACGTCGGCAAGGGTGA
- a CDS encoding STAS domain-containing protein codes for MPTQSSKLPEVLQRHEADLLQEWVRLQLAATRHRGDLIKDTELREQSGRFIGLMRRAAQSGELADIDSPAWAEVREELATLSRGRAKMGFSPGETAMFVFSLKEPLFARIRHEFGKDVDALARETWQATTLLDRLGLLTTEYYQKGREEVIVRQQQELMELSTPVVTLWDGVLALPLIGTLDSARTQVVMENLLQRIVETGASIAILDITGVPTVDTLVAQHLLKAVAAARLMGADCIISGIRPQIAQTIVHLGVDLGNVTTKATLADAFRVALERTGQKIGYTSGAAGAGA; via the coding sequence GTGCCCACTCAATCGAGCAAGCTCCCTGAGGTCCTTCAGAGGCATGAGGCCGACCTGCTCCAGGAGTGGGTCCGTCTCCAGCTCGCGGCCACGCGCCACCGCGGGGACCTCATCAAGGACACCGAACTCCGCGAGCAGAGCGGCCGCTTCATCGGGCTGATGCGTCGGGCAGCGCAGTCGGGCGAACTCGCCGACATCGATTCGCCCGCCTGGGCCGAGGTCCGGGAGGAGCTCGCGACGCTCTCGCGTGGAAGGGCCAAGATGGGGTTCAGCCCGGGCGAGACCGCCATGTTCGTGTTCTCGCTCAAGGAGCCGCTCTTCGCGCGGATCCGCCACGAGTTTGGCAAGGACGTGGACGCTCTCGCCCGCGAGACGTGGCAGGCAACGACGCTGCTCGATCGCCTGGGCCTGCTCACCACCGAGTACTACCAGAAAGGCCGCGAGGAGGTCATCGTCCGTCAGCAGCAGGAGCTCATGGAGCTTTCTACCCCCGTGGTCACGCTGTGGGACGGCGTGCTCGCCCTGCCGCTGATCGGCACACTCGACAGCGCCCGCACACAGGTCGTTATGGAGAACCTGCTGCAGCGGATTGTCGAGACGGGCGCCTCGATCGCCATCCTCGACATCACGGGTGTGCCCACCGTGGACACGCTAGTGGCCCAGCACCTGCTCAAAGCGGTGGCAGCGGCGCGGCTCATGGGCGCGGACTGCATCATCTCAGGGATCCGCCCGCAGATCGCGCAGACCATCGTGCACCTGGGCGTGGACCTGGGCAACGTCACCACCAAGGCCACGCTCGCTGACGCCTTCCGCGTCGCCCTTGAGCGCACCGGTCAGAAGATCGGCTACACCTCCGGCGCTGCCGGCGCGGGGGCCTGA